The Quercus robur chromosome 7, dhQueRobu3.1, whole genome shotgun sequence genome has a segment encoding these proteins:
- the LOC126692588 gene encoding acid phosphatase 1 — protein sequence MIRAMVHQVREVFIYLFLAVFYKATGTVKPYWRPGSNLSPDNDRAYCLSWRLGVETNNVRAWRTVPSECKEYIENYMTRGQYYHDLNFITNQISSYADEIALSNDGMDAWILDIDDTCISNIIYYRGKRYGCDPYDPLGFKAWAMKGECPAVPFMLGLFDRLVQSGFKVILLTGRDEETLGQATTDNLLSQGFIGYERIIFRTTAYKGQKAVTFKSEIRKQLVEEGYRIWGNVGDQWSDLQGEFTGNRTFKLPNPMYFVP from the exons ATGATCAGGGCCATGGTACATCAGGTACGAGAggttttcatttatttgtttttagcGGTGTTCTACAAGGCAACTGGTACTGTAAAGCCTTATTGGAGACCAGGAAGCAACTTGAGTCCTGATAATGATCGTGCCTATTGCTTAAGCTGGAGGTTGGGTGTAGAGACCAACAATGTGCGTGCATGGCGTACCGTCCCATCTGAGTGCAAGGAGTAcattgaaaattacatgactCGTGGACAATATTACCATGACCTCAACTTCATTACCAACCAAATTTCAAGTTATGCAGATGAGATTGCTCTTTCTAACGATGGCATGGACGCCTGGATTTTGGACATTGATGATACATGCATATCCAACATCATTTATTACCGAGGAAAGAGATATGG GTGCGACCCATATGACCCGCTAGGGTTTAAGGCGTGGGCAATGAAAGGAGAGTGTCCAGCCGTTCCTTTCATGCTTGGGTTGTTTGACAGATTGGTTCAAAGTGGATTCAAGGTGATCTTGCTCACGGGAAGAGATGAAGAGACCCTCGGCCAAGCCACAACTGATAACTTGCTTAGCCAAGGATTTATTGGTTATGAACGTATCATTTTCAG GACCACGGCTTATAAAGGGCAAAAGGCAGTGACTTTCAAGTCTGAAATTCGGAAGCAGCTTGTAGAAGAAGGTTACAGAATATGGGGAAATGTTGGAGATCAGTGGAGCGATCTTCAAGGAGAATTTACGGGCAATCGGACCTTTAAGCTTCCTAATCCTATGTATTTTGTTCCTTGA
- the LOC126691105 gene encoding uncharacterized protein LOC126691105, with amino-acid sequence MVGDPMKRNQNLYCQYHQEPRHTTEDCRNLRNHLDQLVREGKLRHLLHHSSGQQGQANSEFQRDTSLRPPIGTINVILAAPGRTGSCPSRVMSVARLSTKDDDRESKKAKKEASPVLGFSDEDKIGTIQPHDDALVVTLRIGGYDVKRVLVDQGNALEVMYPDLYKGLNLKPEDLTPYDSPLVSFEGKTVTPRGQIRLPIQTGSDVVEVDFIVVDAYSPYTAIVARPWLYALGAISSTLHQKVKYPSKGQVKEIVGD; translated from the coding sequence atggtAGGAGACCCCATGAAGCGCAACCAAAACCTATATTGCCAGTACCACCAAGAGCCGAGGCACACCACCGAAGACTGCAGGAACTTAAGGAACCACTTAGACCAGCTGGTCCGAGAGGGAAAATTAAGGCACCTCctgcatcattccagtggtcaACAAGGACAGGCGAATTCGGAGTTCCAGAGAGACACCTCCTTAAGACCTCCTATaggcacaataaatgtcattcttgctgCTCCGGGAAGGACCGGCTCTTGTCCTTCCAGAGTGATGTCTGTGGCTCGACTATCCACCAAGGACGACGATCGGGAGTCCAAAAAGGCCAAGAAGGAAGCCTCACCAGTGCTGGGCTTCTCGGACGAAGATAAGATCGGAACCATCCAACCCCATGACGATGCTCTGGTAGTCACACTTAGGATAGGAGgatatgatgtgaagagagtgCTAGTAGATCAGGGCAATGCCTTGGaagtaatgtaccccgacctgtaCAAGGGGTTGAACTTAAAACCTGAGGACCTAACGCCGTACGATTCCCCTCTAGTAAGTTTCGAGGGAAAGACCGTTACTCCAAGAGGCCAGATTAGACTGCCCATACAAACCGGTTCGGATGTGGTAGAGGTGGATTTCATTGTGGttgacgcttattcaccctacacagctattgtggctAGACCTTGGCTTTATGCCTTAGGAGCCATCTCTTCTACTCTGCACCAGAAGGTGAAGTATCCGTCAAAGGGTCAGGTTAAAGAGATTGTGGGGGATTAG
- the LOC126691104 gene encoding uncharacterized protein LOC126691104 — protein MDVFAWDAYEAPRVDSSFIYHHLNVNPSVTPKKQPPRRLSKEHANAIRDEWGLDIVGSFLKAAGNKRYLLVGTDYFTKWVEAEPLANIRDVDAKKFIWKNIVTRLGVPHSLISDNGVQFDSKAFRRYCYELGIMNRYSTPTYPQGNGQAEAVNKVIVNGLKKRLDDAKGR, from the exons ATGGACGTATTTGCGTGGGACGCCTACGAGGCCCCAAGGGTTGATTCGAGCTTCATCTACCACCATCTAAATGTTAACCCATCCGTTACTCCCAAGAAGCAACCACCTCGGCGCCTGTCAAAGGAACATGCTAACGCTATTAGGGACGAG tggggcttggatatcgTCGGGTCCTTTCTTAAGGCAGCAGGGAACAAAAGGTATCTGCTTGTCGGCACTGACTACTTtactaaatgggttgaagctgaacctTTAGCGAACATCAGAGATGTGGATGCCAAAAAGTTCatctggaaaaacattgttacCCGATTGGGGGTCCCTCACtccctcatctcggacaatggtGTTCAGTTCGATAGTAAGGCCTTCAGGAGGTACTGTTACGAATTGGGAATTATGAATAGATATTCTACCCCAACCTACCCCCAGGGGAATGGACAAGCCGAGGCtgttaacaaggtcatagtgaacggacttAAGAAGAGGTTAGATGACGCGAAGGGAAGATAG